In Lemur catta isolate mLemCat1 chromosome 1, mLemCat1.pri, whole genome shotgun sequence, one DNA window encodes the following:
- the LRRC25 gene encoding leucine-rich repeat-containing protein 25: MEGALAWVLSLPPLPPLPLLLLLLQDPGSQGLWCNVTSGDVDWTREFKAECLNFSGQGVSLPRNQSLRASNLLLLDLSGNSLGELPLTFFTDLKKLQVLDVTDNRLDRVDGALATLCVDLRADCSCVLAPWHEVWRDNCSGHLPMPCLDTATSGWHNLSTFLEVSCAPGLAPTTIGAMVAGGCLFLGLAIAGAVLAWRLCGRRAARSQDLGKASVAQDGPRPSSGLQPRYSNRDRGSKPRVATPRRPSTPDYENMFVGEKAAQHRRDNHGAHPSEDNDLYMNYKGVDVDWAPVYCNLQSLGRAPLDEEEYVVPGR, encoded by the exons ATGGAGGGCGCCCTGGCGTGGGTGTTGTcgctgccgccgctgccgccgctgccgctgctgctgctgctgctgcaggacCCAGGCAGCCAGGGACTTTGGTGCAATGTTACCTCGGGGGATGTGGACTGGACCAGGGAGTTCAAGGCCGAGTGCCTGAACTTCAGTGGCCAAGGTGTGAGCCTGCCCCGGAACCAGTCTCTGCGGGCCAGCAACCTGCTGCTCCTCGATCTGTCTGGGAACAGCCTGGGAGAGCTGCCGCTGACCTTCTTCACCGACCTGAAGAAACTGCAGGTCCTGGACGTCACAGACAACCGGCTGGACCGCGTGGACGGGGCGCTGGCTACACTCTGTGTGGACTTGAGGGCCGACTGTAGTTGCGTCCTGGCTCCCTGGCATGAGGTCTGGCGAGACAACTGCTCTGGCCACCTGCCCATGCCGTGCCTGGACACAGCCACCAGTGGCTGGCACAACCTCTCCACCTTCCTGGAGGTCAGCTGTGCCCCCGGTCTGGCCCCCACAACCATTGGGGCCATGGTGGCCGGCGGATGCCTGTTTCTTGGACTTGCCATCGCGGGCGCAGTGCTAGCCTGGAGACTCTGTGGACGCAGAGCGGCCAGAAGCCAGGACTTGGGCAAAGCCTCGGTGGCTCAGGACGGTCCCAGGCCCAGCTCAGGCTTGCAGCCACGGTACAGCAATCGGGACCGAGGCTCCAAGCCCCGAGTGGCCACCCCACGCCGCCCCTCCACACCCGACTATGAGAACATGTTTGTGGGTGAGAAAGCTGCCCAGCACCGGCGGGACAATCATGG AGCTCACCCTTCAGAGGACAATGACCTCTACATGAACTACAAGGGTGTCGACGTGGACTGGGCGCCTGTCTACTGCAACCTGCAGTCACTGGGCCGGGCCCCGCTGGATGAAGAGGAGTACGTGGTTCCTGGGCGCTGA
- the GDF15 gene encoding growth/differentiation factor 15, which translates to MLGPRPRPLHPSQMLLLPLMAVMLPWPPLGGALSLAEKSLPSARGPSDVQSDASRFQELQKGYEDLLTRLRANHSWEDSNADADPVPVPAVLAVPAVRTLNPELQLGSDGHLQLRISRAALTEGLPPSSRLHRALFRLSPTEPRSWDVTQQLQRQLRLSDPEVPELHLRLSPPLSPPEQSLAKSRSARPQLELHLRARATSVRRRARARSGDNCPLGPGRCCQLHTVSASLDDLGWKDWVLSPRELHVTMCIGECPKQFRVANMHTQIKARLHGLKALVPAPCCVPSSYSPMVLMQKTDTGVSLQTYDDLLAKECHCV; encoded by the exons ATGCTCGGGCCCCGGCCAAGGCCACTGCATCCCTCTCAGATGCTGCTCCTGCCGCTGATGGCAGTGATGCTTCCATGGCCGCCACTCGGGGGCGCCCTGTCCCTGGCGGAGAAGAGCCTCCCGAGCGCCCGGGGCCCCTCGGACGTGCAGTCCGACGCCTCCAGGTTCCAGGAGTTGCAGAAAGGCTACGAGGACCTGCTGACCAGGCTGCGGGCGAACCACAGCTGGGAAGACTCGAATGCCGACGCCGACCCCGTCCCTGTCCCTGCTGTCCTTGCTGTCCCTGCTGTCCGGACACTCAACCCAGAGC tgcAGCTCGGGTCTGACGGCCACTTGCAGCTGCGCATCTCCCGGGCAGCCCTGACCGAGGGGCTCCCCccatcctcccgcctccaccGAGCCCTGTTCCGGCTGTCCCCAACAGAACCGCGGTCGTGGGATGTGACACAGCAGCTGCAGCGTCAGCTCAGACTGTCCGACCCCGAGGTGCCTGAGCTACACCTGCGACTGTCACCGCCGTTGTCGCCGCCAGAGCAGTCGCTGGCTAAGTCGAGGTCAGCTCGGCCCCAGCTGGAGTTGCACCTGCGGGCACGTGCCACCTCGGTGCGCCGCAGAGCACGCGCACGCTCGGGGGACAACTGTCCGCTGGGGCCCGGGCGCTGCTGCCAACTGCACACGGTGAGCGCGTCGTTAGATGACCTGGGCTGGAAGGATTGGGTGCTGTCGCCGCGGGAGCTGCATGTGACCATGTGCATCGGCGAGTGCCCAAAACAGTTCCGGGTGGCCAACATGCACACGCAGATCAAGGCACGTCTACACGGCCTGAAGGCTTTGGTGCCTGCCCCGTGCTGCGTGCCCTCCAGCTACAGCCCCATGGTGCTCATGCAGAAGACCGACACTGGCGTGTCGCTCCAAACCTACGACGACCTCCTGGCCAAGGAGTGTCACTGCGTCTGA
- the PGPEP1 gene encoding pyroglutamyl-peptidase 1 isoform X3, which yields MATTVTLEKCGHNKGYKGLDNCRFCPGSQCCVEDGPESIDSIIDMDAVCKRVTTLGLDVSVTISQDAGRYLCDFTYYTSLYQSHGRSAFVHVPPLGKPYNAGQLGRALRAIIEEMLGVLEQSEGKISYCHKH from the exons ATGGCAACCACAGTCACGCTGGAGAAATGTGGCCACAACAAGGGCTACAAGGGCCTGGACAACTGCCGCTTCTGCCCCGGCTCCCAGTGCTGCGTGGAAGATGGGCCTGAAAGCATTGACTCCATCATCGACATGGATGCTGTGTGCAAGAGAGTCACCACACTGGGCCTAGATGTGTCAGTGACCATCTCGCAGGATGCTGGCAG GTATCTCTGTGACTTCACCTACTACACCTCTCTGTACCAGAGTCACGGCCGCTCAGCCTTTGTGCATGTGCCCCCGCTGGGCAAACCATACAACGCGGGCCAGCTGGGCAGGGCACTCAGGGCCATCATCGAGGAGATGCTGGGTGTCCTGGAGCAGTCGGAAGGCAAAATCAGCTATTGCCACAAACACTGA